The following are from one region of the Streptomyces fradiae genome:
- a CDS encoding DUF4190 domain-containing protein gives MTMPSPSPAQQPWGPPGTPGAPQPPFPQPSNGLGVAALVLGIVGLVTAIIPFLFWLGAILGLLALIFGIVGTARAGKGLATNKGMAVTGLVLGVLAMIVAVVWVIVFATAVKEAAKDIEDAQYPKGGSATSSVAPGGESTDGPAAEPTEKAPAALKFGDTFTYEDGIKVTVSKPRAHTPDGFAAGHTKGNKAFQVTITIVNGTDKPLALAAALPDAKDAEGASADMVFDGSYASKPFEGKVLPGKQAKADFTFSLPPAAAGQLQIELSPTVLEHESQIWTGPTK, from the coding sequence ATGACCATGCCCAGCCCCTCCCCCGCCCAGCAGCCCTGGGGCCCGCCGGGGACACCGGGCGCGCCGCAGCCCCCGTTCCCGCAGCCCAGCAACGGACTCGGCGTCGCGGCCCTGGTCCTCGGCATCGTCGGACTGGTCACCGCGATCATCCCGTTCCTCTTCTGGCTGGGCGCGATCCTGGGCCTGCTCGCGCTGATCTTCGGCATCGTGGGGACCGCCCGGGCCGGCAAGGGCCTCGCGACGAACAAGGGCATGGCCGTCACCGGCCTCGTCCTGGGCGTGCTCGCGATGATCGTCGCCGTCGTCTGGGTGATCGTCTTCGCCACGGCGGTCAAGGAGGCCGCCAAGGACATCGAGGACGCGCAGTACCCGAAGGGCGGCTCGGCGACCTCCTCCGTCGCTCCGGGCGGCGAGAGCACCGACGGGCCCGCGGCGGAGCCCACCGAGAAGGCTCCCGCGGCGCTGAAGTTCGGTGACACCTTCACGTACGAGGACGGGATCAAGGTCACCGTCTCCAAGCCGCGGGCGCACACGCCGGACGGCTTCGCGGCGGGCCACACCAAGGGCAACAAGGCCTTCCAGGTGACGATCACCATCGTCAACGGCACCGACAAGCCGCTGGCGCTCGCCGCCGCACTGCCGGACGCCAAGGACGCCGAAGGCGCCTCCGCGGACATGGTCTTCGACGGCAGCTACGCCTCGAAGCCCTTCGAGGGCAAGGTGCTCCCGGGCAAGCAGGCCAAGGCCGACTTCACCTTCTCGCTGCCGCCCGCCGCGGCCGGTCAGCTCCAGATCGAGCTGTCGCCGACGGTCCTGGAGCACGAGTCGCAGATCTGGACCGGCCCCACGAAGTGA
- a CDS encoding NAD+ synthase, whose amino-acid sequence MPQLRLALNQIDSTVGDLAGNAEAVVHWTRHAAAQGAHLVAFPEMTLTGYPVEDLALRPSFVEASRAALAALGRRLADEGLGELPVVVGYLDRSERAAPRLGRPAGSPENAAAVLHRGEVVLRFAKHHLPNYGVFDEYRYFVQGDTLPVLRVHGVDVALAICEDLWQEGGRVPAARSAGAGLLLSVNASPYERNKDDTRLELVRKRAQEAGCTTAYVAMMGGQDELVFDGDSIVVDAAGDVLARAPQFSEGCLVLDLDLPAAAPLADAPDGVVDDGLRIDRVVVSEEPLPAYEPEVTGGFAHRLDDDEEVYSALVVGLRAYVAKNGFRSVLIGLSGGIDSALVAAIACDALGAANVYGVSMPSKYSSDHSRGDAAELARRTGLNFRTVSVEPMFDAYMGALALTGLAEENLQSRLRGTMLMALSNEEGHIVLAPGNKSELAVGYSTLYGDSVGAYGPIKDVYKTDVFRLARWRNRAAEERGQTPPIPENTLTKPPSAELRPGQVDTDSLPDYGVLDRILELYVDRDRGRDEIVAAGFDAELVARTLRMVDIAEYKRRQYPPGTKISAKGFGKDRRLPITNRWREKTS is encoded by the coding sequence GTGCCTCAACTACGCCTCGCCCTGAATCAGATCGACTCCACCGTCGGCGACCTCGCCGGGAACGCCGAGGCCGTCGTCCACTGGACCCGGCACGCCGCCGCCCAGGGGGCGCACCTCGTGGCGTTCCCGGAGATGACGCTCACCGGGTATCCCGTCGAGGACCTGGCGCTGCGCCCCTCGTTCGTCGAGGCCTCCCGGGCCGCCCTCGCGGCGCTCGGGCGGCGGCTCGCCGACGAGGGGCTCGGCGAACTGCCCGTGGTCGTGGGCTACCTCGACCGCTCCGAGCGGGCCGCGCCCCGGCTCGGCCGCCCCGCCGGCTCGCCGGAGAACGCGGCGGCGGTGCTGCACCGCGGCGAGGTGGTGCTGCGCTTCGCCAAGCACCACCTGCCGAACTACGGGGTCTTCGACGAGTACCGCTACTTCGTGCAGGGCGACACCCTGCCCGTGCTGCGCGTCCACGGCGTGGACGTGGCCCTCGCGATCTGCGAGGACCTGTGGCAGGAGGGGGGCCGGGTGCCGGCGGCGCGCAGCGCCGGGGCCGGGCTGCTGCTCTCGGTCAACGCCTCCCCGTACGAGCGCAACAAGGACGACACCCGGCTCGAACTGGTCCGCAAACGCGCCCAGGAGGCCGGCTGCACCACGGCCTACGTGGCCATGATGGGCGGACAGGACGAGCTGGTCTTCGACGGCGACTCGATCGTCGTGGACGCGGCCGGCGACGTCCTGGCGCGGGCCCCGCAGTTCAGCGAGGGCTGTCTGGTCCTGGACCTCGACCTGCCGGCCGCCGCCCCGCTCGCCGACGCCCCGGACGGGGTGGTGGACGACGGGCTGCGGATCGACCGCGTGGTGGTCTCCGAGGAGCCGCTGCCGGCGTACGAGCCGGAGGTGACCGGCGGCTTCGCGCACCGGCTCGACGACGACGAGGAGGTCTACTCGGCCCTTGTCGTGGGCCTGCGCGCGTACGTCGCCAAGAACGGCTTCCGTTCGGTCCTGATCGGCCTGTCCGGCGGCATCGACTCGGCGCTCGTCGCCGCGATCGCCTGCGACGCGCTCGGCGCGGCCAACGTGTACGGGGTGTCGATGCCCTCGAAGTACTCCTCCGACCACTCGCGCGGCGACGCCGCCGAACTGGCCCGGCGCACCGGCCTGAACTTCCGCACGGTGTCCGTCGAGCCGATGTTCGACGCGTACATGGGGGCCCTGGCGCTCACCGGCCTCGCCGAGGAGAACCTGCAGTCGCGGCTGCGCGGCACGATGCTGATGGCGCTCTCCAACGAGGAGGGCCACATCGTGCTGGCGCCGGGCAACAAGTCCGAGCTGGCGGTGGGCTATTCGACGCTGTACGGCGACTCGGTCGGCGCGTACGGGCCCATCAAGGACGTCTACAAGACCGATGTCTTCCGGCTCGCCCGCTGGCGCAACCGGGCCGCCGAGGAGCGCGGCCAGACCCCGCCGATCCCGGAGAACACCCTGACCAAGCCGCCGAGCGCGGAGCTGCGCCCGGGACAGGTCGACACGGACTCGCTGCCCGACTACGGGGTCCTGGACCGGATCCTGGAGCTGTACGTGGACCGGGACCGGGGCCGGGACGAGATCGTGGCGGCGGGCTTCGACGCGGAACTGGTGGCGCGGACCCTGCGGATGGTCGACATCGCCGAGTACAAGCGGCGCCAGTACCCGCCGGGCACGAAGATCTCCGCGAAGGGCTTCGGCAAGGACCGCCGGCTGCCCATCACCAACCGGTGGCGGGAGAAGACCTCCTGA
- a CDS encoding endonuclease/exonuclease/phosphatase family protein, translated as MARVDMTETEDGGTPGDQGSASRPAARPGGRFARWLGGWRGDRGIWRRGILLALCAVLVALVMVFHADIPNRVGNLGSLIETFLPWFGLSVPLLLVFALLRRSATALIALLLPAVVWLNLFGGLVVDKSQSGGDLTVVSHNVNADNPDPEGTARELAASGADVIALEELKGDMVPAYEQALAAAYPHHSVQGTVGLWSKYPLRDARPVDIRLGWTRAMRATVAAPAGEVAVYVAHLPSVRVKMNAGFTANQRDDSADALGEAIAHERNRRVVLLGDLNGTMNDRALNGVTSQLRSTQGAAGDGFGFSWPASFPMARIDQILVRDLEPMASWTLPETRSDHLPVAARVKL; from the coding sequence CGAGGACGGCGGAACGCCGGGCGACCAGGGCTCCGCCTCCCGGCCGGCGGCGCGGCCGGGCGGCCGGTTCGCCCGGTGGCTCGGCGGCTGGCGCGGCGACCGCGGCATCTGGCGCCGGGGCATCCTCCTCGCGCTGTGCGCCGTACTGGTCGCCCTGGTCATGGTGTTCCACGCCGACATCCCCAACCGGGTGGGCAACCTGGGCAGTCTGATCGAGACCTTCCTGCCCTGGTTCGGCCTGTCCGTGCCGCTGCTCCTTGTGTTCGCGCTGCTGCGCCGCTCCGCGACCGCGCTGATCGCGCTGCTCCTGCCGGCCGTGGTCTGGCTCAACCTCTTCGGCGGTCTCGTCGTCGACAAGTCGCAGTCGGGCGGCGACCTGACCGTCGTCTCTCACAACGTGAACGCCGACAACCCCGACCCCGAGGGCACCGCTCGCGAACTCGCCGCCTCCGGCGCCGACGTCATCGCCCTGGAGGAGCTCAAGGGCGACATGGTCCCGGCCTACGAGCAGGCCCTCGCCGCCGCGTACCCGCACCACTCGGTGCAGGGCACGGTCGGCCTGTGGAGCAAGTACCCGCTGCGCGACGCCCGTCCGGTCGACATCCGGCTCGGCTGGACCCGCGCGATGCGCGCCACCGTCGCCGCCCCGGCGGGCGAGGTCGCCGTGTACGTCGCCCATCTGCCCTCCGTACGGGTCAAGATGAACGCCGGCTTCACCGCCAACCAGCGCGACGACAGCGCCGACGCCCTCGGCGAGGCCATCGCCCACGAGCGGAACAGGCGCGTCGTGCTGCTTGGCGACCTCAACGGCACCATGAACGACCGTGCGCTCAACGGCGTGACCTCCCAGCTGCGTTCCACCCAGGGCGCGGCGGGCGACGGCTTCGGCTTCAGCTGGCCGGCCTCCTTCCCGATGGCCCGGATCGACCAGATCCTGGTGCGCGACCTCGAACCGATGGCGTCCTGGACGCTGCCGGAGACGCGCAGCGACCACCTTCCGGTGGCCGCCCGCGTCAAGCTGTAG